ATTCAGCTCTCAGCACTCAGCAAATAAACTGAAGCGCTCCTACTCTATGGGTCCCAAACAGAAACCAGTTATTTCATTTAGTGTCAACTGAAGGTATGGTAATCTGTTCCAAAGTTGGAGGAAAACTGGCAGTATTGGACTTAATAAAAAATGTACAATATACCCAAAGCTATGTATATTGGAATTTAAGGGCAATTTAAGGAATTTTCAAGAGTTATATTGACTATATACAATGTAACATAACCTGCCTAGTAAAATGCAAGTTCACCATATTGTTAAaagcaaaaatgttataaaatttaatcatgtacattgtttcctttggttATTTTGTcaccaaattattattttttcctttctagaaaTTAAGAAGCCACCAGTGGCTCCCAAGCCAAAGATTGTGATGGCAAATAATAAGCCAGTTCCACCTCCTGTTGCACCTAAACCTGATATCGTCATTTCTAGTGTTTCACAGTCAACAAAGAAAATCAAGCCAGCAATAGCCCCCAAACCAAAAGTTCTGAGGAGTTCACCTGTTCAAGACATCAGGCAATCACCATCAAGGGAAAACATGGTGAACCTGGAAGAACATAAACAGGAATTTCCTGAAAGTAATGATAACTTTAATTGCAGAAATGTAGGGGACCAGAGCAGTGATTATATTTTACCAATGTGTTCCTGCAGTTTTGAGTGTATCCATAAGCTTGGGAATAGAGGGAATTCATGTGTAAAGCAGCTCATTTTAGACCCCTTAGAAATgcatgaaaaattagaaaatggtaAAATTGGTGAGTCCTCCTCAAATATAAAAACTAGGAATAAATATGATTCTCATGCTGTAAAGGCAAAGAGCCAGAGTGAAGTAGTTTTAAAGGCAAGCATCTTAGAAGAGAAGCTCAAAGATGTTTTAACACAACAAACGTTACATTTTAGTTCACCACAGAAGCACAGATCCACAGACAACCCCGAAATGAATGGTGGCTGTAATTCCAAAAAGCAATTCAGGATTGAATTTGTGGATTTGCCATCATCCCTGTCCAGCTTTGAGAAAGTTCCTGATCATCACTACCACCTACAATCTCCTAGTGATGAATTTCTAAATTTTGGAACTTGCCAGGATGGCAGTGAAAAAAGCAGTAGTTGCCTTCATTCATCTGAAGAAGCTCTGGAGAATGATAAAAAGAGTACTTTTATAGCTTCAGATGGAGTTAGTAAGAAATCAGAAGTTGAAGACCTTGGTCCCTTAGAAATTCACTTAGTACCATATACCAAAAAATTCCCAGTTCCCAAGCCCAGAAAGACATGCAGTACTCGTCTGTTTCACCAAAAATGTATAGATACTCCTAGTGAAAGTACTGAAGAACCAGAGAATTCGTTTAGTAGCTCTTCTTGCCTTGTTGAAGACaacttgaaaaataataaaataaatgttgtttATCAGAATGTTTTGTGTAACCAGGAACAGGTAGACAAAgtgaaacaaggaaataaaagtgaATTGAATCTGGACGTCAACAGTGACAGAGAAGACTTAGTCAATTCACAGAAAATGTACCATGAACCTTTATCCTTTGAAAAAATGACTCCTCCCTTAGGTACTGACTCTAGTTTGAATTCTAACAGCAAGACAGTAGATGACTCTAGTATGTCACTTGCTATGGATAAAGGGACCAGTTTTATAAGATGCAGTACTCTGTCTATGAGCCTACCTAAGCAGCTGAAATTAACTTGCAGTGAACATTTGCCTACTGCTTATAACTTGGGAGTGTCTGCCGCTCAAATGCAAAAGGAATCTACAATAAAAGAtgaaagttcctcaaaaattgtCCCCCAAAAACCTCAAAGACACAGCTTACCTGCTTCAGGAGTACTTAAAAAGGCTGCCTCAGAGGAACTTGTGGAGAAAAGTTCTTATCCCTCAAGTGAAGAAAAGATTTCAGAGAAAGGTCTAAAAAGAAATCACCTTCAGCATGTGTGTGCCAAAAACCATGGTTTGTCATCTTCCTTTGATATCCCTAAACGGGCTTCAGAAAAGCCTGTATGGAAATTACCTCATCCTATTTTACCCTTTTTAGGAAACCCAGAATCCTTAAAATCTGTCACCATATCCTCAAATAATGAGACCTCAAATGCTCTAACCAAACCTAGAGCAAAATCATTATCTGCTATGGATGTGGAAGGGAGCACTAAGCCTTGCAAAGATTCTCAAAAGAAAAACTCTTTGAAGAAGTTGCTCAACATGAAACTGTCCATCTGTTTCGTGAAGAGTGACTTTCAGAAATTCTGGTCCAGGAATAGCCAACTCAGAGACATGACCACAGGCAGCCTTTCCGGTAGTGAGCggaaagagattgaaagtgaatggcATGGCTTATtagcaggagaagagaagagaagtaaACCCATCAAAGCCTATTCTGCAGATAATTGCAGCTTGGAATcccaaaaaaggaggaagaagccTCGGGGCCAGAGCAGCACAGCTAGTAGTCCCAGAGCTGAGTCTCTGGATGACGAAATGCTCTCCAGGGAATCATCATCTCAGGACTCTTGCAAACCTGTTACGAGTGGCTTTGTACCAGAGTATGAAAATATATGCCATTATGAGGAAATACCAGAGTATGAGAACCTGCCATTTATTATGGCTGTAGGGAAAACTCCAGAGTTTGACTGGCAGAATTCCAGCAGCATGGAGGACACGGATGCAAATGTGTATGAGGTAGAAGAACCATATGAAGCTCCTGATAGCCAGCTGCAAATTGGACCCATACATCAACATTCCAGGTAAAACTTGGGTGCCAGACAGGCATTGCTCTTTTGCATGCATTATTGCAATTAACCTTCAACGGACCTGTGAGATAGGTGTAAGAGGGGGGAAATCACTTGGTGAGAAACTGGTTCAGttaagcatatatttttaaaaaagaaagaaaaaatttgtaTTCCTGATTTCTGTAATGAGGCTGAGCATCGACCATGATAACTGATTCCTCGATGCACTGAACTATTTGtgattatttgtcttttcttcaaaATAGCTGGTAAAATGGATTCTTAAgcattactatatatatatatattaatattgatTTGTTATGAAATCCTTATTCCCAAATGCAgcctttttttttatcatgtggCTGGAATGTGTATTTACAATGCAAGCCCGGAGCAGTTAACTTATTTAGAATTCGAACCAGGAGCAGGGCATAGCTACTGCAAGGAAGACCTGGAATGGAGGCCTCCAAGGCACCAATTCAATTTATAGCAGGGAACCTGGGGCAAGAAATTGTCTAATTCAGTGAGGTTTATTTGGTAAGTGGAAGAAAGCTGTGAAATTATTGAAATCCCTGCTTTTGCATATGGTGCCCTTGTCAGGTAAAAACTCTTAAGTTTGCAGAAGTGGCCACTCTTTGaaaattagttattttatttgttgaagaCTTATTGCTGACCTCAGATGAATATAAGAAAAATGCAAGAAACACATAACTactctttctttcttacttttgtaTATGCAGTTCCTTCCCCTGGAATACCTACTCTATCCCTCGTATTGACATCTTGCCTATCCTTGGTGGGCTGGCTCAGTTATCATTGGCTTCACAAGCTTCCACAGTTACTCAGACCTACTGTGGTATCCTCATAGTCTTTTAACTCCGTCTGTTTTATGGTATGATTATTTGTTGTTATGTCTGATATCCTGTATTCAGTTTTAATCCCCATGAAGAGatctaatttttatctttttattcttcatgAGACCAAGCGAGGGCCTTCGTAGTTTAGTCTATGTTGGTTGGGtatatgagtgaatgaatgaaaaagaggcCAAGGAAGCAACTGCTGCAGTTGCTTCCTTCTCTCTTCATAGTCACAAAGGTAGCTTTTGCTTTGTatttgaagctttttttttttttttattaaattcagttttattgaaatacattcacacaccatacaatcatccatggtatacaatccactgtccacagtatgataacatagttatgcattcatcaccacaatctatctctgaacattttccttacatcagaaagaaccagaacaagaataaaaaataaaagtgaaaaaagaacacccaaatcatccccccatcccaccccatttgtcctttagtttttatccccatttttctactcatccatgcactagataaaggaggtatgatccacaaggtcttcccaatcacactgtcaccccttgtaatctacattattatgtaattgtcttcaggagtccagactgctgggttggagtttggtagtttcaggtatttacttctagctattccaatacattaaagcctaagaggtgttatctatatagtgcataagaatgtccaccagagtgacctctcaactccatttgaaatctctcagctactgaaactatttcgtctcattttgcatcccccttttggtcaagaagatactctcagtcccacgatgccgggtccacattcatccctgggagtcatattctgcattgccagcgagatttacacccctgggagttgggtcccatgtagtggggagggcagcgagttcacctgtcaagatggctcagttagagagagagagggccacatctgagcaacaaagaggtactcagggggagactcttaggcaccattacatgcaagtttagattctcctttgtggtaatgagtgAAGCGTTTGTTTTGTGTTTAACAAGAAGCACATAGGTCCTTTTTGTGCAACATTTATTTGAAGTCTTCAGATTTCTGTTAGGCCACTAACTTCAGGTCTTTGAGTACTCAAGTCTTAAATATGACTTGTGTAGAAATTTTAGCATACCTGGAACATAGGgctaaaaaaaggggggggggttatTGAGTGAATTGAATAAATTAAAGTGTCAAGCAAAAATTTAATCATCCTATCCAGTAAAATAAATTGATTTAAGTTCTTTTAACTTTCAGATGCTTTCCTAGCATTTTTCTTTACCCATagtcttctcttcccttttgtCTCCCACACAAGCTCTCCACTTCAGGAATTTGTCCTTTATCTGGCATGCTTCTTCTGTGGTTAGGGCCCTGCTGGTATGGGGGGAACCAGGTTAGACGGGGTTGAAGTATACAGCCAGCCACTGCAGCTGGACAGCATTCATAAGGTGGTTCTTTCTGGAGGCTACAGGAAACTGAGGGCGGCTTTGGACAGGTTGTCAAGTAGGGCAGTCTAGGGAAGTGTTGGTGAGTTCTGCTTTCATATTTAGCTTTCCACAGAAATTTTTCTTTAGGCCTGGAGTGGGAAGCCCCAAACAGGCTTGAGGCTCCTAAAATGTGCCAGGTGAATCAAAAGCCTTCAGTCATAAGGTCAGACTAATAGTATTGCCTGAGAGGTTGTTCCTTTTGTAAACAACATTGAATAGACTGAGAAAGCAAAATAGAAGCCTTCATTCATAAGGAGGACATCTGGACACCCTACATAAGGTAGATGAGAAGCAGGGCATGCATTTCAGTTGGGCAGAATCTTGTTTAGTGGTCTGGCTGGTGAAAATATAGACTTGTGGCTTGGAACTAATGCACAATCCAACACCCTAGGGTTCTAAAAAGATAGCAAAAAGTGCAAATCTGAACcaggtttaaaatttttctgcTGGAGTAAGTCAGAAGAGTGTCTTTACCAGAGTTCTCAACCCTCAGAAAAGAGTCTGGATCTTACCAAGGGGACTGGTTGACAGAAAATCACTAGTTTTACAGATTCTATGGGTGTAACAAACTAAATTCTGGATTAGTTAACAGACATTCGACAAGCTTTCAGGTAACCCATATGGCCAGCTTCTTTAGAGATGAGATGTTTTGTTAATCCAACCTCTTAAAATTTGCAAGTTTATTACAACATGTTTATAATTTACCAGGAAATAATTCTAGAGTCCCTAATCCCAAATAGAGTTGTGTTCTAAAAGTTCATGGTTATTTGTAACTCAGAGTGCATTTCCCAAAGAACCAGTGTTGGAAATGGCGATTAAGGTGCCAATTTAGCCCCAAGTTATACTAGCCATTATTGTACTGACCTATTCACCAACCAGGCAAATTCTTGTCTCTGCACTCTGTGACTCTGGTGCAAGCTGGGGCTGAGGCCTGAGCATTGGCTGGTGTGGGGCTGAGAAGAGGGGATGCTGGGGATGTCAGGAGCAACTCCACAGAGTCTGAGGCAACTGGGTTTCTGGAAAGGGTGAGGTGACTAAGGAAGAATGAGGAAATGGGGGCTGGGCTTGCTGTGAGAAAGACTAAGGCACGGAGAGAgataaggagaaggaaagggtGGGGTGGTTGGAAATTAGTATGCAGtggattttctttccttccttttctctttattattcctatcccttctttctttccctccccattCTCCATTGCTAACAGCTTGATTCTGCTAATTGAGATTTTGATACCAGGCAAGAGTGAGAAGAAgtgtgggtgggagtggggaagtgGAGGAGTGGGGAAGTGAAAGAGTGAAGGGGTTGGATGGGGTAGGGAGGGGCCTTGGGAACTTCCATAGTGGGAGAGGATGAAGAACCGAATGTGAAGGTGAAGGAGGGTGGAAGGGAAATTCGTCCTAGCCACAGAAACAGTAGCTTTAGGTTCACCCAGATAAGTCATAGTTTGGTCACAGCTCAGGGTTCtccaaagcaattttattgaactaAGATAGTGAGCTGCATTGCAGTATTCCAATATGTTTTAGGTACAGCTATGAGTCCTCTTCCATAAAATAATTCAGACATATAATAAAGCTAAAACAGCTTGTAGGTGATGGGCCATTCTTTTTTCACTGATGTGCAGTTGATGACTGCTCAGTTACCACATTATTTAAGAAGTTTGATTTTCATAGGGTAGTTCCTATAATGTGGGCTTTTGATATTGAAAGGTTATGGGCAAATCAGCAAAATAATCATGTCTGAATGTTGGGATTTTTCTCCTGAAATTATAGCAGGTTTCTTGATTCTATAATCAGGAGAACATTCCCTGGAAACATTCCAGATTTttcctgtttcagtttgttaTTAGAACTTTAAAGTATGATTTTTGGATTTTCCTAGGTAACCTAGCAATCCCTCAATTTATTTATTCCACAGATATTGACTGTGTATCAACCACTGTGCCTGCTCTCAAGGAACTTCTGTCCTGCGAGGTGACAGACAGTTATACTATAATGTGATTTTATTACTCCAAGTTTTGTCTGTCTTGTGTATCCTGTTG
Above is a window of Choloepus didactylus isolate mChoDid1 chromosome 8, mChoDid1.pri, whole genome shotgun sequence DNA encoding:
- the FGD6 gene encoding FYVE, RhoGEF and PH domain-containing protein 6 isoform X1, which encodes MTSAAEIKKPPVAPKPKIVMANNKPVPPPVAPKPDIVISSVSQSTKKIKPAIAPKPKVLRSSPVQDIRQSPSRENMVNLEEHKQEFPESNDNFNCRNVGDQSSDYILPMCSCSFECIHKLGNRGNSCVKQLILDPLEMHEKLENGKIGESSSNIKTRNKYDSHAVKAKSQSEVVLKASILEEKLKDVLTQQTLHFSSPQKHRSTDNPEMNGGCNSKKQFRIEFVDLPSSLSSFEKVPDHHYHLQSPSDEFLNFGTCQDGSEKSSSCLHSSEEALENDKKSTFIASDGVSKKSEVEDLGPLEIHLVPYTKKFPVPKPRKTCSTRLFHQKCIDTPSESTEEPENSFSSSSCLVEDNLKNNKINVVYQNVLCNQEQVDKVKQGNKSELNLDVNSDREDLVNSQKMYHEPLSFEKMTPPLGTDSSLNSNSKTVDDSSMSLAMDKGTSFIRCSTLSMSLPKQLKLTCSEHLPTAYNLGVSAAQMQKESTIKDESSSKIVPQKPQRHSLPASGVLKKAASEELVEKSSYPSSEEKISEKGLKRNHLQHVCAKNHGLSSSFDIPKRASEKPVWKLPHPILPFLGNPESLKSVTISSNNETSNALTKPRAKSLSAMDVEGSTKPCKDSQKKNSLKKLLNMKLSICFVKSDFQKFWSRNSQLRDMTTGSLSGSERKEIESEWHGLLAGEEKRSKPIKAYSADNCSLESQKRRKKPRGQSSTASSPRAESLDDEMLSRESSSQDSCKPVTSGFVPEYENICHYEEIPEYENLPFIMAVGKTPEFDWQNSSSMEDTDANVYEVEEPYEAPDSQLQIGPIHQHSRSSRASQEGHHELDLGLGDLPSDEEEVINSSDEDDVSSDSSKGEPDPLEDKQDEDTGMKSKVHHIAREIMSSEKVFVDVLKLLHIDFRNAVAHASRQLGKPVIEDRILNQILYYLPQLYELNRDLLKELEERMLNWTEQQRIADIFLKKGPYLKMYSTYIKEFDKNIALLDEQCKKNPGFATVVREFEMSPRCANLALKHYLLKPVQRIPQYRLLLTDYLKNLLEDSGDYRDTQDALAVVIEVANHANDTMKQGDNFQKLMQIQYSLNGHHEIVQPGRVFLKEGTLMKLSRKVMQPRMFFLFNDALLYTTPVQSGMYKLNNMLSLAGMKVRKPTQEAYQNEIKIESVERSFILSASSATERDEWLEAISRSIEEYAKKRITFCPSRSLDEADSEKKEEVSPLGSKAPIWIPDTRATMCMICTSEFTLTWRRHHCRACGKIVCQACSSNKYGLDYLKNQPARVCEHCFQELQKLDHQYSPKIGSPGNHKSPSSALSSVLHSIPSGRKQKKIPAALKEVSANTEDSSMSGYLYRSKGNKKPWKHLWFVIKNKVLYTYAASEDVAALESQPLLGFTVTQVQDDNSESKVFQLVHKNMLFYVFKADDAHSAQKWMEAFQEGTIL
- the FGD6 gene encoding FYVE, RhoGEF and PH domain-containing protein 6 isoform X2, producing the protein MTSAAEIKKPPVAPKPKIVMANNKPVPPPVAPKPDIVISSVSQSTKKIKPAIAPKPKVLRSSPVQDIRQSPSRENMVNLEEHKQEFPESNDNFNCRNVGDQSSDYILPMCSCSFECIHKLGNRGNSCVKQLILDPLEMHEKLENGKIGESSSNIKTRNKYDSHAVKAKSQSEVVLKASILEEKLKDVLTQQTLHFSSPQKHRSTDNPEMNGGCNSKKQFRIEFVDLPSSLSSFEKVPDHHYHLQSPSDEFLNFGTCQDGSEKSSSCLHSSEEALENDKKSTFIASDGVSKKSEVEDLGPLEIHLVPYTKKFPVPKPRKTCSTRLFHQKCIDTPSESTEEPENSFSSSSCLVEDNLKNNKINVVYQNVLCNQEQVDKVKQGNKSELNLDVNSDREDLVNSQKMYHEPLSFEKMTPPLGTDSSLNSNSKTVDDSSMSLAMDKGTSFIRCSTLSMSLPKQLKLTCSEHLPTAYNLGVSAAQMQKESTIKDESSSKIVPQKPQRHSLPASGVLKKAASEELVEKSSYPSSEEKISEKGLKRNHLQHVCAKNHGLSSSFDIPKRASEKPVWKLPHPILPFLGNPESLKSVTISSNNETSNALTKPRAKSLSAMDVEGSTKPCKDSQKKNSLKKLLNMKLSICFVKSDFQKFWSRNSQLRDMTTGSLSGSERKEIESEWHGLLAGEEKRSKPIKAYSADNCSLESQKRRKKPRGQSSTASSPRAESLDDEMLSRESSSQDSCKPVTSGFVPEYENICHYEEIPEYENLPFIMAVGKTPEFDWQNSSSMEDTDANVYEVEEPYEAPDSQLQIGPIHQHSSSRASQEGHHELDLGLGDLPSDEEEVINSSDEDDVSSDSSKGEPDPLEDKQDEDTGMKSKVHHIAREIMSSEKVFVDVLKLLHIDFRNAVAHASRQLGKPVIEDRILNQILYYLPQLYELNRDLLKELEERMLNWTEQQRIADIFLKKGPYLKMYSTYIKEFDKNIALLDEQCKKNPGFATVVREFEMSPRCANLALKHYLLKPVQRIPQYRLLLTDYLKNLLEDSGDYRDTQDALAVVIEVANHANDTMKQGDNFQKLMQIQYSLNGHHEIVQPGRVFLKEGTLMKLSRKVMQPRMFFLFNDALLYTTPVQSGMYKLNNMLSLAGMKVRKPTQEAYQNEIKIESVERSFILSASSATERDEWLEAISRSIEEYAKKRITFCPSRSLDEADSEKKEEVSPLGSKAPIWIPDTRATMCMICTSEFTLTWRRHHCRACGKIVCQACSSNKYGLDYLKNQPARVCEHCFQELQKLDHQYSPKIGSPGNHKSPSSALSSVLHSIPSGRKQKKIPAALKEVSANTEDSSMSGYLYRSKGNKKPWKHLWFVIKNKVLYTYAASEDVAALESQPLLGFTVTQVQDDNSESKVFQLVHKNMLFYVFKADDAHSAQKWMEAFQEGTIL